Proteins from a single region of Tachyglossus aculeatus isolate mTacAcu1 unplaced genomic scaffold, mTacAcu1.pri scaffold_67_arrow_ctg1, whole genome shotgun sequence:
- the LOC119923898 gene encoding olfactory receptor 14A16-like, which produces MPNVSTVKEFLLLGFSEVRELQLVHTALFLLVYLAALTGNLLIITVTVLDRRLHTPMYFFLRNLSVLDLCYISVTVPKSIHDSLTDKRSISFLGCATQLFLVDLFAGSELFLLMAMSHDRYVAICLPLRYELIMTNTACGKMAAASWLTGVMFGVSYSALTLSLSFCGSNLVQTFFCDVPSLLKISCSKEHIAINVSVTGGVAFGVFCFILIIVSYVRIFRAVLRMPATESRAKAFSTCLPHLAVVTVFFSAAAVDYVKPVSDSPSTLDLLVSVFYTVVPPALNPLIYSLRNRDMKAALGRVLKGRFLLPLLRDKMSVSFC; this is translated from the coding sequence atgcccaacgtctccacggtgaaggaattcctcctgctgggtttctcggaggtccgggagctgcagctggtccacaccgcgctgttcctcctggtctacctggcggccctgacggggaatctcctcattatcaCCGTCACCGTCctggaccggcgcctccacacccccatgtactttttcctcagaaacctgtccgtcctcgacctctgctacatctccgtcactgtccccaaatccatccacgactccctgaccgacaagagatccatctccttcctgggctgtgccacccagctatTCTTGGTGGACCTGTTTGCCGGGtccgagctgttcctcctcatggcgatgtctcatgaccgctacgtggccatctgcctccccctgcgctatgagctcatcatgaccaacacggcctgtggaaagatggcagccgcctcctggctcactggTGTGATGTTTGGGGTCTCGTATTCAGCTTTGACTCTCTCCCTGAGCTTTTGTGGGTCCAACCTCGTCCAGacgttcttctgtgatgtcccctctctgctgaagatctcctgctccaaggagcACATCGCCATCAacgtgagcgtcaccggtggggtagcttttggtgtcttctgcttcattctcatcatcgtctcatacgtgcgcatcttccgggccgtgctgaggatgccggccactgagagccgggccaaagccttctccacctgcctgcctcacctcgccgtcgtcacggTCTTCTTCTCGGCTGCGGCGGTTGACTATgttaagcccgtgtcagactctccttcgaccctggacctgctggtgtccgttttctataccgtggtgcctcccgcccttaaccccctcatctacagcctgagaaaccgggacatgaaggccgccctggggagagtcctaaaggggagattcctcctccctcttctaagggacaaaatgtctgtttccttttgctga